ATCGTCCCCAGCGTACGGGTGAACTTGGCAACGGCGACTTTCCTGATGAGGATGCCCATGATGGGAAGCTTGAGAGCGACGTCATCAATCAGCTCACGTCCTTTCGGCGTCCGGTAGAACCGCTTGAAGCCGGCAATGAAAATCACGATGGCAGCGATGATGACCAGTATGTAACGCTGAATGAAGTTGCTGAGATCGATAACGATCTGTGTCGGCGCCGGCAGGGTGCTGCCGAAGTCGGCAAACATCTTCTCGAAGGAAGGAATGACGAAAATGAGAATGACGGCAATGACGACAACGGCAATGCCGATGATGGTGGTCGGATAGGTCATGGCGCTCTTGACCTTTTTCTTCAGCTTGAGCGCCTTTTCGATATAGGCTGCCAGGCGGTTGAGGATGGTGTCGAGAATACCGCCCACCTCGCCCGCTGCCACCAGGTTGACGTAGAGTTCGTCGAAGGCCTTGGGATGCTTCTTCAACGCCTCGGCGAAGGTCGACCCGGTTTCGACGCTCTCCTTGACCTCAACCAGAATCTTCTTGAAGGTCTTGTTGTCCTGCTGACGGCCGAGAATGTCCAGGCACTGCACCAGCGGCAGGCCGGCGTCGATCATGGTCGCGAACTGCCGGGTAAAGACCACCAGATCCTTGGTGGTGATCTTCGGCTGCATGCCGGGTATCTTGAGCTCGATGTCGAGCCCCTTGCCGCGC
Above is a genomic segment from Desulfuromonadales bacterium containing:
- a CDS encoding type II secretion system F family protein, with translation RGKGLDIELKIPGMQPKITTKDLVVFTRQFATMIDAGLPLVQCLDILGRQQDNKTFKKILVEVKESVETGSTFAEALKKHPKAFDELYVNLVAAGEVGGILDTILNRLAAYIEKALKLKKKVKSAMTYPTTIIGIAVVVIAVILIFVIPSFEKMFADFGSTLPAPTQIVIDLSNFIQRYILVIIAAIVIFIAGFKRFYRTPKGRELIDDVALKLPIMGILIRKVAVAKFTRTLGTMMSSGVPILDGLDIVAKTAGNKTVEKAIYRVRQSISEGKTIAEPLEKSGVFPPMVCQMIAVGEQSGSIDTMLNKIADFYDDEVDDAVGNLTAMMEPLLMLFLGTTVGGLVIAMYLPIFKLAGAVGG